A window of Burkholderiales bacterium genomic DNA:
GGGCGAAGGCGAGCAGATGGGGGAGATGGCTCACGGCCGCCAGGATCCGGTCGTGCCGCTCCGGGGCCATTTCCACCACCCGCGCCCCGCACGCTTCCCACAGGGCGCGGACCGTGTCCCGGGCCTGGGGATCGGTTTCCGGCAGGGGCGTGAGCACCACGGTGCGGTCCCGGTAGAGGGCCGCGGTGGCCGCGCCCGCGCCGCTTTTCTCCGCGCCCGCGATGGGATGGGCAGGAACGAAGCGGGGCAGGTGATGGCCGAGAAGTTTCCGGGCGATCGCCACCACGTCCTGCTTGGTGCTGCCCGCGTCGGTCACCAGGGTGCGGCCGTCGAGCCCCGCCGCGAGCCGGGCTATTAGGCGCGCGTTCTGGCCCACCGGTGCCGCCAGCAGTACCAGGTCGGCGCCGGGCAGCGCCGTCTCCAGGGATCCGGCCGTTTCGTCCACCACGCCTGCAGCCAGGGCCCGCTCCAGGTTGGCGCTGCTGCGTCCCACGCCTACCACCCGCTCCACCCGGCCCGCCGCCTTCAGCGCCAGGGCGAAGGAGCCGCCGATCAGGCCCACGCCCGCCACCACCAGCTTCTTGAGCCGGACGTCCCTCACCCGGCCAGCACCTCCCGCAAGGCGGCGAGGAAGCGGGCGTTCTCCGACTCCAGGCCTACGCTCACCCGCAGGTGTTCGGGCAGGCCGTAGCTCGCCACCGGCCGCACGATCACCCCCTTGCGCAGGAGCGCCTGGAACACGCCGTTCGCGTCCCCCACCCGGAAGCAGACGAAGTTGCCGTAGGACGGGATGAAGGAAAGCTCAAGCTCCATCAGCCCCGCGGTGATCTGGATCATCCCCGCCCGGTTGAGAGCCACGCTCTTGGCCACAAATTCTGTGTCTTCGAGCGCTGCGGCGGCGGCGACCTGGCCCAG
This region includes:
- a CDS encoding hypothetical protein (possible pseudo, frameshifted) — encoded protein: MRDVRLKKLVVAGVGLIGGSFALALKAAGRVERVVGVGRSSANLERALAAGVVDETAGSLETALPGADLVLLAAPVGQNARLIARLAAGLDGRTLVTDAGSTKQDVVAIARKLLGHHLPRFVPAHPIAGAEKSGAGAATAALYRDRTVVLTPLPETDPQARDTVRALWEACGARVVEMAPERHDRILAAVSHLPHLLAFALMDLIAGEPEAETLLRFAGPGFRDVTRIAASSPEMWRDVCLANRATLLELIDAYRSRLDEVRGRLAQGDGEGLERLFTRAREARQRLDEEA